From a region of the Bermanella marisrubri genome:
- the fliG gene encoding flagellar motor switch protein FliG: MASDNDNQQGNDNTPAKAGGDLSSLSHQERAAILLMSLGEKDAAELLKHLGPKEVQSVGATMAALKDVTQSQVEGVVAEFLDSLSGSTGLGLGADEYIRNMLTQALGSDKAGGLIDRILLGGNTTGLDTLKWMESRAVADIIRHEHPQIQAIVIAYLESDQAAEVLANFDEKVRLDIMMRVSTLQAVQPQALQELNDILEKQFSGNQGQQTTAMGGVKVSANIINNLESSVSNELLDQIREVDEELGTQIQDLMFVFENLIDVDDRGIQALLREVSGDLLTVALKGADDDLKDKIFRNMSKRAAELLMDDLEAKGPVKVSEVENAQKEILAIARRMADAGEIVLGGAGGEQML, encoded by the coding sequence ATGGCAAGTGATAACGACAATCAACAGGGTAATGACAATACGCCGGCCAAAGCGGGCGGTGATCTTAGTTCTTTAAGTCATCAAGAGCGTGCAGCCATATTACTTATGAGTCTTGGAGAAAAAGACGCTGCAGAATTACTCAAGCACCTAGGCCCAAAAGAAGTGCAATCTGTAGGTGCTACCATGGCGGCCTTAAAAGATGTTACCCAAAGCCAAGTCGAAGGGGTCGTCGCAGAATTTCTTGATAGTTTATCCGGCTCTACCGGTTTAGGTTTAGGTGCGGATGAATATATCCGTAACATGCTGACCCAAGCATTGGGTTCAGACAAAGCCGGTGGTTTAATTGACCGCATTTTGTTAGGTGGTAACACCACAGGTTTAGATACGCTTAAGTGGATGGAAAGTCGAGCGGTTGCAGATATCATTCGCCACGAGCACCCGCAAATTCAAGCGATTGTAATAGCCTACTTAGAATCGGATCAAGCAGCAGAAGTTCTAGCAAATTTCGATGAGAAAGTTCGACTCGACATCATGATGCGCGTATCGACGCTACAGGCTGTGCAGCCGCAAGCATTACAAGAACTCAATGATATTCTTGAAAAACAGTTTTCTGGTAATCAAGGTCAGCAAACCACGGCAATGGGTGGTGTGAAAGTCTCGGCCAATATTATTAATAACTTGGAAAGCAGTGTAAGTAATGAATTGCTTGACCAGATCCGAGAGGTAGACGAAGAACTGGGTACACAAATTCAAGACCTTATGTTCGTCTTCGAAAACCTTATTGATGTGGATGATCGAGGCATTCAAGCCTTGTTACGCGAAGTGTCCGGCGATCTGCTGACAGTCGCATTGAAGGGAGCGGATGATGATCTCAAAGATAAAATTTTCCGCAACATGTCCAAGCGCGCTGCAGAGTTACTTATGGACGATCTTGAAGCGAAAGGCCCTGTTAAAGTCAGTGAAGTGGAGAATGCGCAAAAAGAAATTCTTGCAATTGCTCGTCGTATGGCCGATGCAGGCGAGATTGTTCTTGGTGGTGCTGGCGGCGAACAAATGCTGTAG
- the fliF gene encoding flagellar basal-body MS-ring/collar protein FliF, producing MAEETLPAESSGEIPAPQEDALQEQNIDNLPQGSDASDINPIMMGFNKLTIVRQVALLIGFAGILALGIGVIIWSQEVTYRPLISNLEDYNAKEILQTLDEKGIDYRINPTTGIVTVPEAEIHDARLALAPIVAEIDTTVGLELLDQEQGLGTSQFIESARYRRGLEGELARTIASLQSVRNARVHLALPKQSVFVRDDREPRASVFLEIYGGKGLKREQAEAIINLIASSIPELPVENVTLVDQKGNLLSKEGQDEEDLLATKQFDYTRKVENSLHQRVQRILEPVLGSDNFQAEVSADVDFTMVEQTQELFNPDLIALRSEQTLNQEKVEKPEGGIPGALSNQPPGAAEVPEEVDENGNPVAQPIERKSEATRNYEVDRTLSHTQHQVGRLRRLTVSVAVNDREKVNPETGVVESVPWTEAELKRLELLVKDSVGFNAARGDSVSVVNSLFLGGAVELGEPDFWKQPWFWEIVKQVLAGLFLLILIFGVIRPIVKNLIDRGKMDEVAEIEGELDELGDGDDLFGDDKVTLAGADEFLLPGASEGFERQLDALKGLIAEDPARVAQSFKKWVNDGK from the coding sequence ATGGCTGAAGAAACCTTACCTGCAGAGTCTTCCGGCGAAATTCCTGCCCCACAAGAAGATGCACTGCAAGAGCAAAATATCGATAACTTACCACAAGGCTCAGATGCCAGTGATATTAACCCTATAATGATGGGGTTCAACAAGCTCACGATCGTCCGCCAAGTCGCATTGCTGATTGGTTTTGCCGGTATTTTAGCCTTGGGTATTGGTGTCATCATTTGGTCCCAAGAAGTGACCTATCGTCCACTCATCAGTAATTTAGAAGACTATAACGCCAAGGAAATCTTACAAACATTAGATGAGAAAGGTATCGATTATCGGATTAATCCGACTACGGGGATTGTTACTGTACCCGAGGCAGAAATTCATGATGCTCGTTTAGCTCTGGCTCCTATTGTTGCAGAGATTGATACAACAGTTGGGTTAGAACTTTTAGACCAAGAGCAAGGCTTAGGTACCAGTCAGTTTATTGAGAGTGCGAGATATCGTCGTGGCTTGGAGGGTGAATTGGCGAGGACGATCGCCAGCTTGCAAAGCGTTCGAAATGCGCGAGTTCACCTAGCTTTACCCAAACAATCAGTATTTGTCCGTGATGATCGTGAGCCTAGAGCAAGTGTCTTTTTGGAAATTTACGGTGGCAAGGGCCTAAAAAGAGAACAAGCAGAAGCTATTATTAATCTTATCGCCAGTTCGATTCCTGAGCTTCCGGTAGAAAATGTGACGCTTGTTGATCAAAAAGGAAACTTGCTAAGTAAAGAAGGGCAAGACGAAGAAGACTTGTTGGCAACTAAACAATTTGATTACACGCGCAAGGTAGAAAACTCACTGCATCAGCGAGTGCAACGCATTCTTGAACCTGTATTGGGTTCAGATAATTTCCAAGCAGAAGTGAGTGCCGACGTAGATTTCACTATGGTGGAACAGACCCAAGAATTATTTAATCCTGACTTAATCGCATTGCGCTCTGAGCAAACATTGAATCAAGAAAAGGTTGAGAAGCCGGAAGGTGGAATTCCGGGAGCACTATCTAATCAACCTCCAGGTGCCGCCGAAGTTCCGGAAGAAGTCGATGAAAATGGTAATCCAGTAGCCCAGCCTATTGAGCGAAAAAGTGAGGCGACGCGCAACTACGAAGTCGATAGAACGCTTAGTCATACTCAACATCAAGTAGGTCGTTTGCGTCGACTAACCGTATCCGTTGCCGTGAACGATCGAGAGAAGGTCAACCCTGAAACTGGAGTGGTCGAAAGTGTTCCTTGGACTGAAGCGGAATTAAAACGACTCGAGTTATTAGTAAAAGATTCTGTTGGCTTTAACGCGGCCAGAGGGGACAGTGTGAGTGTAGTAAATAGTCTGTTCCTAGGTGGCGCAGTTGAGCTAGGTGAGCCAGACTTCTGGAAGCAGCCTTGGTTCTGGGAAATCGTAAAACAGGTACTAGCGGGGCTTTTCCTTCTTATTCTTATATTTGGTGTCATACGTCCAATTGTTAAGAATCTTATTGATCGCGGTAAAATGGATGAAGTGGCTGAAATTGAAGGTGAGCTTGATGAACTTGGGGACGGTGATGACTTATTCGGGGATGATAAGGTTACATTAGCAGGCGCTGATGAATTTTTATTGCCTGGTGCCAGTGAAGGGTTTGAGCGCCAGCTAGATGCACTGAAAGGTCTAATCGCAGAAGACCCAGCGCGCGTTGCGCAGTCTTTCAAAAAATGGGTGAACGATGGCAAGTGA
- the fliE gene encoding flagellar hook-basal body complex protein FliE, translating into MVDRADINSVLSQLRQVREQVQSAESTPVKLTGPDHLNKEVDKVQKVSENYPDIKPDPNTPDFQTMFANAINGVRDKQAVSSDLKQRFERGDPMVDLPEVMIAAQKASVSFDAMKEVRNKLVEAYKDIMNMPV; encoded by the coding sequence ATGGTCGATCGAGCTGATATCAATAGTGTTCTCTCGCAACTTCGTCAAGTCCGAGAGCAAGTACAGAGTGCTGAATCAACTCCAGTCAAACTTACTGGACCAGATCACTTAAACAAAGAAGTCGATAAGGTTCAAAAGGTGAGTGAAAACTATCCTGACATTAAGCCAGATCCGAATACGCCTGACTTCCAAACGATGTTTGCCAATGCCATTAACGGTGTCCGTGACAAACAGGCTGTAAGTAGTGACTTGAAGCAACGTTTTGAACGTGGTGACCCAATGGTCGATTTACCCGAAGTCATGATTGCGGCGCAGAAAGCCAGTGTTAGCTTTGATGCCATGAAAGAAGTGCGTAATAAGTTAGTTGAAGCGTACAAAGACATCATGAATATGCCAGTGTAG
- a CDS encoding sigma-54-dependent transcriptional regulator produces MSGFHILVVEDDSQLREAIVDTLRLQKINVSEAPSGEQAIQFLKRQVVDMVLTDISMGEISGFDLLNHIKAQYPAIPVVLMTAYGQVEKAVQAMQQGATDYLVKPFEVDVLIDVISQFRNQASAPFGLKGPVAEDPSSKALLKLAAQVATSDATVLISGESGTGKEELARYIHQNSERKSGPFVAINCAAIPENMLESTLFGYEKGAFTGAYNSMPGKFEQAEGGTLLLDEISEMDMGLQAKLLRVLQEREVERLGGRKTIKLNVRILATTNRDLLSYVNEKQFREDLYYRLSVFPLRWKALRERPLDILPIAQRLLSKHGKKQGKPNLIFDESAQTALNQYPWPGNVRELDNVIQRALIIQSGACITASDIVFTMDGDQVAIEPNSQVAQTDFQKSVTQMDDIESNALFIKEESDALGDNLKQQEYSLILDALRQEKNKKQAAEKLGISPRTLRYKLAKMREQGIDLPRKHAV; encoded by the coding sequence ATGTCAGGCTTTCATATTTTAGTAGTTGAAGACGATAGTCAATTAAGGGAAGCCATTGTTGATACCCTTAGGCTGCAAAAAATTAACGTTTCAGAGGCGCCTAGCGGAGAGCAAGCTATTCAGTTCTTGAAACGCCAAGTAGTCGATATGGTATTAACGGATATTAGTATGGGGGAAATATCAGGCTTTGACCTATTGAATCACATCAAAGCACAATATCCAGCGATTCCCGTTGTACTCATGACGGCTTACGGTCAAGTAGAAAAAGCGGTGCAAGCCATGCAGCAGGGTGCAACAGACTACTTGGTAAAACCATTTGAAGTGGATGTTTTGATTGATGTGATCAGTCAGTTTCGTAATCAAGCCAGCGCACCGTTTGGTTTGAAAGGCCCTGTAGCAGAAGACCCGAGTAGTAAAGCTCTATTAAAGTTAGCCGCTCAGGTTGCGACAAGCGATGCAACTGTATTGATTAGTGGTGAAAGTGGCACCGGTAAAGAAGAGTTGGCGCGTTATATTCACCAAAATAGTGAGCGTAAATCTGGTCCATTTGTTGCCATTAATTGCGCTGCAATCCCTGAAAATATGTTGGAATCCACTTTATTTGGTTATGAGAAAGGTGCGTTCACAGGTGCGTACAACAGTATGCCAGGAAAATTCGAACAAGCCGAAGGCGGTACCTTGCTGCTTGATGAAATCAGTGAGATGGATATGGGTTTGCAAGCTAAATTACTACGTGTATTGCAAGAACGTGAGGTAGAGCGTCTTGGTGGGCGAAAGACTATTAAGTTGAATGTTCGTATTCTGGCTACAACAAACCGTGACTTGTTAAGTTACGTCAATGAAAAACAATTTCGAGAAGACCTTTATTATCGCCTAAGCGTGTTCCCCTTGCGTTGGAAAGCACTACGCGAACGTCCATTAGATATTCTCCCGATTGCGCAGCGTCTTTTGAGTAAGCATGGAAAAAAACAAGGTAAACCAAATCTAATTTTTGATGAGAGTGCGCAAACGGCTCTTAACCAATACCCATGGCCAGGCAATGTTCGTGAACTTGATAATGTGATTCAACGAGCGCTAATAATTCAAAGCGGTGCCTGCATTACGGCAAGCGATATCGTATTCACAATGGATGGTGATCAGGTTGCCATTGAACCCAATTCACAAGTCGCTCAGACAGACTTTCAAAAGTCCGTTACTCAAATGGATGACATTGAGTCGAATGCTCTATTTATCAAAGAAGAATCTGATGCCTTGGGAGATAATCTTAAACAGCAAGAATACAGTTTAATTCTAGACGCCCTGCGCCAAGAAAAAAATAAGAAGCAAGCCGCGGAAAAGCTAGGTATTAGCCCGCGTACGCTACGTTACAAACTGGCAAAAATGCGTGAACAGGGAATAGATCTACCGCGCAAGCATGCAGTGTAA
- a CDS encoding sensor histidine kinase, which yields MTSFYESVQDAPPKEGLRQAFELFNEMSQQLTESYTNLENQVQALSGELAEVSAARMRELKEKERLADRLDSLLQLLPGGVVVLDGQGYVQECNRAALSMLDTSELKHQRWRDVIKTYFRPKEDDGHEVSVRNGKRLSIQTSGLENEPGQIVLMTDQTETRELQSKLARHQRLTEMGKMVASLAHQVRTPLSGAMLYAEHLSNESIEAKIRHEFSKKLMRQLKSIEAQVRDMMIFARGSAPLNQRLDCNGLLLLLKESIQLLTKQYPNAHIELCFDDYEGAIQCHSESLLGAIQNLISNGIEAAENHSIEAHVYVHLAADDNGIELLVEDNGPGISDEAKNKMLEPFFTTKSNGTGLGIPVVNAVVRAHHGQMQFYNREPQGACFQVNLPFSESSEV from the coding sequence ATGACATCATTTTATGAAAGTGTACAGGATGCGCCACCTAAAGAAGGTTTACGTCAAGCCTTTGAATTATTCAATGAAATGTCTCAGCAGCTTACCGAAAGCTACACCAATTTAGAAAATCAGGTGCAAGCGCTGTCTGGTGAATTGGCAGAGGTGAGTGCTGCACGCATGCGCGAACTAAAAGAGAAAGAGCGCCTAGCAGACAGGTTAGATTCACTTTTACAATTGCTACCCGGTGGAGTGGTTGTATTAGATGGTCAAGGCTATGTACAAGAATGTAATCGTGCTGCGCTCTCTATGCTCGACACATCTGAGCTTAAGCACCAACGTTGGCGAGATGTGATCAAAACCTATTTTCGACCAAAAGAAGATGACGGTCATGAAGTATCAGTGCGCAATGGAAAACGTTTAAGTATTCAAACGTCTGGCCTAGAAAATGAACCAGGCCAAATTGTTTTAATGACAGACCAAACGGAAACGCGGGAGTTACAATCAAAGCTCGCGCGCCATCAGCGATTAACTGAAATGGGTAAAATGGTTGCCAGCCTTGCACACCAAGTAAGAACACCACTTAGCGGCGCTATGCTCTATGCCGAGCATCTCTCCAACGAATCCATCGAAGCTAAGATCCGCCATGAATTCTCAAAAAAATTAATGCGTCAATTGAAATCCATTGAAGCACAAGTTCGTGACATGATGATTTTTGCCCGCGGTAGTGCGCCCTTAAATCAGCGGCTTGACTGCAATGGTTTATTGCTACTGCTTAAAGAGAGTATTCAGTTACTGACTAAACAGTATCCTAACGCTCATATTGAATTGTGCTTTGACGACTATGAAGGCGCGATCCAATGTCACAGCGAAAGTCTTCTGGGAGCCATACAAAATTTGATTTCTAATGGTATTGAAGCTGCTGAGAATCACTCAATCGAGGCGCATGTATACGTGCATTTAGCCGCTGATGACAATGGTATTGAGTTGTTGGTAGAAGACAACGGTCCTGGTATCAGCGACGAAGCTAAAAACAAAATGCTAGAACCCTTTTTTACGACCAAGAGCAATGGAACTGGCTTAGGTATTCCTGTAGTGAATGCAGTGGTGCGAGCTCATCACGGTCAGATGCAGTTTTATAATCGTGAGCCACAAGGCGCGTGCTTTCAGGTCAATCTTCCCTTTTCTGAATCTAGTGAGGTGTAG
- a CDS encoding sigma-54 dependent transcriptional regulator, protein MWREIKVLLVDDDQQRKHDMHVLMDFLGEEALESSFADWKKVAAQVEDPMELVAIVLGSTGNKTLAQAVDEINEWDKGMPIVYVGDADLSQESLTDDARRSIISQVAMPPSYNKLLDSLHRAQIFREHFAHSRTRGERRPVQLFRSLVGTSRQIQYVRELMHQVADKDVTVLITGESGTGKEVVARNLHYHSSRRDGPFVPVNCGAIPNELIESELFGHEKGAFTGAIASRAGRFEMAEGGTLFLDEIGDLPLSMQVRLLRVIQERTYERVGGTKTLKTNVRIIAATHKNLESMVEEETFREDLYYRLNVFPLEMPPLRDRREDIPLLLNELISRMENEKRGSIRFNSAAIMSLCRHEWHGNVRELANLVERLAILHPYGVIGVPELPKKFRHIDDGDEQDEAIQEAAILPSEPGLVGLDTPALLPVNGIDLKEYLTNLERSLIQQALDDASGVVARAAEKLRIRRTTLVEKMRKYGLQRKEKEAEEA, encoded by the coding sequence GTGTGGCGAGAAATTAAAGTCCTTTTAGTGGACGATGATCAGCAGCGCAAACATGACATGCACGTCTTGATGGACTTTTTAGGCGAAGAAGCGCTAGAAAGCAGTTTTGCCGATTGGAAAAAAGTCGCTGCACAAGTTGAAGACCCTATGGAGCTAGTTGCCATTGTGCTAGGCAGTACGGGCAATAAGACATTGGCCCAAGCCGTAGACGAAATTAATGAATGGGATAAAGGTATGCCCATTGTGTACGTGGGTGATGCAGATCTCTCCCAGGAATCTCTTACCGACGATGCTAGACGCTCAATCATTTCCCAAGTGGCCATGCCACCCAGTTATAACAAGCTTTTAGATAGTCTTCATCGTGCTCAGATATTTAGAGAGCATTTTGCCCATTCCCGCACTCGTGGGGAAAGGCGCCCCGTTCAGCTGTTTCGATCACTAGTGGGGACTAGTCGTCAAATTCAATATGTTCGTGAACTAATGCATCAAGTGGCTGATAAAGATGTCACTGTGCTTATTACAGGTGAAAGCGGTACCGGTAAAGAAGTCGTTGCGCGCAATCTCCACTACCACAGCAGCCGTCGAGACGGACCTTTTGTTCCAGTAAATTGTGGTGCTATCCCGAATGAATTGATTGAAAGTGAATTATTTGGACACGAAAAAGGCGCGTTTACAGGTGCTATTGCTTCGCGTGCAGGTCGTTTTGAGATGGCCGAAGGCGGAACCTTGTTCTTAGATGAGATCGGTGACCTGCCATTAAGCATGCAAGTACGTTTATTACGTGTGATTCAGGAGCGAACGTATGAGCGCGTTGGCGGTACAAAGACGCTTAAGACGAATGTACGTATTATTGCTGCCACACATAAAAATTTAGAGTCTATGGTCGAAGAGGAAACTTTCCGCGAAGATCTTTACTACCGGCTTAACGTTTTCCCGTTAGAAATGCCTCCTCTACGCGATCGCCGTGAAGATATTCCTTTATTACTCAATGAATTAATTTCACGAATGGAAAATGAAAAGCGTGGTTCAATTCGTTTTAATAGTGCTGCAATTATGTCGTTATGTCGTCATGAATGGCATGGCAATGTTCGTGAATTAGCAAACCTGGTGGAGCGCTTAGCAATTTTGCATCCTTACGGGGTCATAGGGGTTCCAGAACTGCCGAAAAAATTCCGTCATATTGATGATGGTGATGAACAAGATGAGGCTATTCAAGAAGCCGCTATTCTGCCAAGTGAGCCCGGCTTAGTTGGATTGGATACTCCAGCGTTGTTGCCGGTAAATGGTATTGATCTGAAAGAATATCTCACTAATTTAGAACGTTCGCTTATTCAGCAAGCTCTTGATGATGCCAGTGGCGTTGTTGCTCGAGCCGCCGAGAAGTTACGTATTCGACGCACGACCTTGGTTGAAAAAATGCGTAAATACGGTCTGCAACGCAAAGAAAAAGAAGCAGAAGAAGCTTGA
- the fliS gene encoding flagellar export chaperone FliS, with product MYTKGAKEYSQVSLQTEVMSADPHKLILMLMEGALTRLAMAKAHIEQNDIEAKNVKLSKAADIISALQESLDHDKGGEISANLERLYDYMTRRIFQANVHNDIDIINEVMGLMLEVKAGWEGIRSDFEQLKSQGKVAEAKVGNGLSV from the coding sequence ATGTATACAAAAGGCGCAAAAGAATACAGTCAGGTGAGTTTACAAACCGAAGTGATGTCAGCTGACCCGCATAAACTTATCTTAATGCTAATGGAAGGCGCTCTAACACGTTTAGCTATGGCGAAAGCGCATATAGAGCAAAATGATATTGAAGCGAAAAACGTCAAACTAAGTAAGGCTGCAGATATTATTTCAGCGCTTCAAGAGTCTTTAGATCATGACAAAGGTGGTGAGATAAGTGCCAACCTCGAACGTTTATACGACTACATGACACGTCGTATTTTTCAGGCGAATGTCCATAATGATATAGATATTATTAATGAAGTAATGGGATTAATGTTAGAGGTAAAAGCTGGTTGGGAAGGTATTCGTAGCGATTTCGAGCAGTTAAAAAGCCAAGGGAAAGTTGCTGAAGCCAAGGTCGGTAATGGTTTATCCGTGTAG
- a CDS encoding methyltransferase domain-containing protein, whose product MANTAAMNTSQNNSAIDVLQAFKTERLAAYDQYRSAQAESQHNKKQEKFYLAREHISKALALHIDSNCLNLLARIELELGETTAANQAINQALSLEPENGGFWYTVGHCQMAEKLYEQAAISFEQAIKFSPKQTLAEISYPFALAESGNIVKAFQKFRELVKTHGNDSTIRSRLLKCAKLISADFYDPELEQDVLTYLKWTDANTHNLSGLVTSLIIHKYAIDDTGTAAGFEELAHCDLFLWSLRKATLKSSHVEKLIMAMRFEVLNYSTQKGHIDKKHLALVEAIAQYGITTEYILPCSDAEQNMVDSLMALINQSLDKSGCTPIDISGALMLFAMYGSWLSLDKAKELMSLQAWPDELLSLFERKRELLKLKTVNFKAITELPVDSQVKTQYESFPYPQWQSLDEQVRTSYGKALSFVYPNVEIPDRYFNNTVDVLIAGCGTGRHAINIAKHFENTKVTALDLSQSSLAYGHFKSKHYSLHNIEFYLADLLKLDIKNKKFDIVECSGVLHHIEDYKTALSNLTNHLKPGGFIKISLYSEHARASIRNLREKLTKSRELLDHEQIKVIRQALLNSDTNGSLKNIIDSDDFYSMSGIVDLLFHQYERQFNLMDIKTLCDEFDLCWLGFSNLDNQTMDKFSNFYNGYGKVDSLQDWHEFEQENPNTFSAMYQFYCQYTPKLK is encoded by the coding sequence ATGGCGAATACGGCGGCAATGAATACAAGCCAAAACAATTCTGCCATAGATGTATTGCAAGCCTTTAAAACAGAAAGGCTTGCAGCCTATGACCAGTATAGAAGCGCACAAGCGGAATCTCAGCACAATAAGAAGCAAGAGAAATTTTATTTAGCGCGTGAACACATAAGCAAAGCTCTAGCTTTACACATCGACAGTAACTGCTTAAACCTATTAGCCCGTATAGAACTAGAGTTGGGAGAAACGACTGCTGCCAATCAAGCTATCAACCAAGCTTTGTCCCTGGAGCCGGAAAACGGCGGCTTTTGGTATACCGTCGGTCACTGCCAAATGGCGGAGAAGCTCTATGAACAGGCAGCCATAAGTTTCGAGCAAGCAATAAAATTTTCTCCAAAACAAACGCTCGCAGAGATTAGCTATCCATTTGCTCTTGCTGAATCTGGGAACATAGTGAAAGCTTTTCAGAAATTTAGAGAGCTCGTCAAAACCCACGGTAATGATTCCACTATTCGGTCCCGTTTACTGAAATGTGCAAAGCTCATTTCCGCCGATTTCTATGATCCTGAATTAGAGCAAGATGTTTTAACTTACCTCAAGTGGACTGATGCTAATACTCATAACTTGTCAGGATTAGTTACCAGTTTAATCATTCATAAATATGCCATCGATGATACGGGTACCGCAGCAGGGTTTGAAGAACTTGCACATTGTGATTTATTTTTATGGTCTCTTAGAAAAGCAACATTAAAGTCATCGCATGTCGAAAAACTGATTATGGCGATGCGATTTGAAGTTCTTAATTACTCGACACAGAAGGGTCATATTGATAAGAAGCACTTGGCATTAGTTGAGGCTATCGCGCAATATGGCATTACGACTGAGTATATTCTTCCATGTAGCGATGCAGAACAGAATATGGTTGATAGTTTAATGGCACTGATCAACCAATCGTTGGATAAAAGTGGATGTACCCCGATTGATATATCAGGTGCATTGATGCTGTTCGCTATGTATGGTTCTTGGCTAAGCTTAGACAAAGCCAAAGAGCTAATGTCCTTGCAAGCATGGCCCGATGAACTTCTATCGTTATTTGAACGAAAAAGAGAACTGCTCAAGCTTAAAACTGTTAATTTTAAAGCCATAACTGAGTTACCAGTGGACAGTCAGGTGAAAACTCAATATGAGTCCTTCCCCTATCCACAATGGCAATCACTCGATGAACAAGTCAGAACCAGTTATGGTAAGGCGCTCTCGTTTGTCTATCCAAATGTAGAGATCCCAGATCGTTATTTCAATAATACGGTTGATGTATTAATCGCAGGCTGTGGTACTGGCCGACATGCGATCAATATTGCCAAGCATTTTGAGAATACCAAGGTTACCGCTCTCGATTTAAGTCAATCTAGCCTCGCCTATGGCCACTTTAAGTCAAAACACTATAGTCTTCATAATATAGAGTTTTATTTAGCTGACTTATTAAAGCTAGATATAAAAAATAAGAAGTTTGATATCGTCGAATGCTCGGGTGTGCTTCACCATATTGAGGATTACAAAACAGCACTCAGTAATCTCACCAATCATTTGAAACCTGGTGGCTTTATTAAAATCAGTCTTTATAGCGAGCATGCGCGTGCGTCTATTCGAAATTTAAGAGAGAAACTTACCAAAAGTCGAGAGCTACTCGATCATGAGCAAATCAAGGTTATTCGTCAGGCATTGCTTAATAGTGATACGAATGGAAGTCTAAAAAACATTATTGATTCTGATGATTTCTATAGCATGAGTGGAATTGTGGACCTGCTTTTTCATCAATATGAACGTCAGTTTAATCTGATGGATATTAAAACACTCTGTGACGAGTTCGATTTATGTTGGCTTGGATTTAGCAACTTAGATAATCAGACCATGGACAAATTTTCCAATTTTTATAATGGTTATGGGAAGGTTGACTCACTACAAGATTGGCATGAATTTGAGCAAGAAAACCCCAATACATTTAGCGCCATGTATCAATTTTATTGTCAATACACGCCGAAGCTGAAATAA